A part of Escherichia marmotae genomic DNA contains:
- the miaB gene encoding tRNA (N6-isopentenyl adenosine(37)-C2)-methylthiotransferase MiaB, whose amino-acid sequence MTKKLHIKTWGCQMNEYDSSKMADLLDATHGYQLTDVAEEADVLLLNTCSIREKAQEKVFHQLGRWKLLKEKNPDLIIGVGGCVASQEGDHIRQRAHYVDIIFGPQTLHRLPEMINSVRGNRSPVVDISFPEIEKFDRLPEPRAEGPTAFVSIMEGCNKYCTYCVVPYTRGEEVSRPSDDILFEIAQLAAQGVREVNLLGQNVNAWRGENYDGTTGSFADLLRLVAAIDGIDRIRFTTSHPIEFTDDIIEVYRDTPELVSFLHLPVQSGSDRILNLMGRTHTALEYKAIIRKLRAARPDIQISSDFIVGFPGETTEDFEKTMKLIADVNFDMSYSFIFSARPGTPAADMVDDVPEEEKKQRLYILQERINQQAMAWSRRMLGTTQRILVEGTSRKNIMELSGRTENNRVVNFEGTPDMIGKFVDVEITDVYPNSLRGKVVRTEEEMGLRVAEAPESVIARTRKENDLGVGYYQP is encoded by the coding sequence ATGACCAAAAAACTCCATATTAAAACCTGGGGCTGTCAGATGAACGAGTACGATTCATCGAAGATGGCCGATCTGCTGGATGCCACCCACGGCTATCAACTGACCGACGTGGCGGAAGAAGCGGATGTGCTGCTGCTGAACACCTGCTCAATCCGCGAGAAGGCTCAGGAAAAAGTCTTCCATCAGTTGGGTCGCTGGAAACTGTTAAAAGAGAAGAATCCGGACCTGATTATCGGTGTTGGCGGCTGCGTGGCTTCGCAGGAAGGCGACCACATTCGTCAACGCGCCCACTACGTCGATATTATTTTTGGGCCGCAAACGCTGCACCGTCTGCCGGAGATGATCAACTCCGTGCGCGGAAACCGCAGCCCGGTCGTAGATATCAGCTTCCCGGAAATCGAGAAGTTTGACCGTCTGCCAGAACCGCGCGCCGAAGGACCAACCGCGTTTGTCTCCATCATGGAAGGTTGCAATAAATATTGCACCTACTGCGTGGTGCCTTACACCCGTGGTGAAGAGGTAAGCCGTCCATCCGACGATATTCTGTTTGAGATTGCCCAGCTTGCCGCTCAGGGCGTGCGTGAAGTCAATCTGCTCGGTCAGAACGTGAACGCCTGGCGCGGTGAGAACTACGACGGCACCACCGGCTCGTTTGCCGATCTGCTGCGTCTGGTTGCCGCTATCGACGGGATCGATCGTATTCGCTTTACCACCAGCCATCCGATCGAATTTACCGACGATATCATCGAGGTTTATCGCGATACGCCAGAACTGGTGAGCTTCCTGCACCTGCCGGTACAGAGCGGTTCCGATCGCATCCTCAACCTGATGGGCCGTACCCACACGGCGCTGGAATACAAGGCGATCATCCGTAAATTGCGTGCGGCGCGTCCGGATATTCAGATCAGTTCTGACTTCATCGTTGGCTTCCCTGGCGAAACCACCGAAGACTTTGAGAAAACCATGAAGCTGATTGCCGACGTCAATTTCGACATGAGCTATAGCTTCATTTTCTCCGCACGTCCGGGTACGCCAGCCGCCGATATGGTTGATGATGTTCCGGAAGAAGAGAAGAAGCAGCGTCTGTATATTCTGCAAGAACGTATCAATCAGCAAGCGATGGCATGGAGCCGCCGGATGCTCGGCACCACCCAGCGTATTCTGGTGGAAGGTACTTCGCGTAAGAACATCATGGAACTTTCCGGGCGTACCGAAAATAACCGCGTGGTCAATTTCGAAGGCACGCCGGATATGATCGGTAAATTCGTCGATGTGGAAATTACCGACGTTTACCCGAACTCCCTGCGCGGTAAAGTGGTACGTACCGAAGAGGAAATGGGTCTGCGCGTGGCAGAGGCTCCGGAATCAGTGATTGCCCGTACCCGCAAAGAAAACGACCTTGGCGTGGGTTATTATCAGCCGTAA
- a CDS encoding PhoH family protein, whose amino-acid sequence MNIDTREITLEPADNARLLSLCGPFDDNIKQLERRLGIEINRRDNHFKLTGRPICVTAAADILRSLYVDTAPMRGQIQDIEPEQIHLAIKEARVLEQSAESVPEYGKAVNIKTKRGVIKPRTPNQAQYIAHILDHDITFGVGPAGTGKTYLAVAAAVDALERQEIRRILLTRPAVEAGEKLGFLPGDLSQKVDPYLRPLYDALFEMLGFEKVEKLIERNVIEVAPLAYMRGRTLNDAFIILDESQNTTIEQMKMFLTRIGFNSKAVITGDVTQIDLPRNTKSGLRHAIEVLADVEEISFNFFHSEDVVRHPVVARIVNAYEAWEEAEQKRKAALAAERKREEQEQK is encoded by the coding sequence TTGAACATAGACACTCGCGAAATCACCCTGGAGCCAGCAGACAACGCGCGTTTGTTGAGCCTGTGCGGCCCGTTTGATGACAACATCAAGCAACTCGAACGCCGTCTCGGCATCGAAATCAATCGCCGCGATAACCACTTTAAACTGACCGGTCGTCCGATTTGCGTCACTGCCGCGGCAGACATTCTGCGCAGCCTGTATGTCGATACTGCCCCAATGCGCGGTCAGATCCAGGATATCGAACCGGAGCAGATCCACCTTGCGATTAAAGAAGCGCGAGTGCTGGAACAAAGTGCGGAGAGCGTGCCGGAGTACGGAAAAGCGGTCAATATCAAGACCAAACGCGGGGTCATTAAACCACGCACACCGAACCAGGCGCAGTACATCGCCCATATTCTTGACCATGACATCACCTTCGGCGTGGGTCCGGCGGGTACGGGTAAAACCTACCTGGCTGTGGCTGCGGCGGTTGATGCGCTGGAACGTCAGGAAATCCGTCGTATTCTGCTGACCCGTCCGGCAGTAGAAGCTGGTGAAAAATTAGGTTTTCTGCCCGGCGATTTAAGCCAGAAAGTAGACCCGTATCTGCGCCCGCTATACGACGCGCTGTTCGAAATGCTTGGTTTTGAAAAAGTCGAGAAACTGATTGAGCGCAACGTTATTGAAGTCGCGCCGCTGGCCTATATGCGTGGTCGAACACTGAACGACGCATTTATCATTCTTGATGAGAGCCAGAACACCACCATCGAACAGATGAAGATGTTCCTGACCCGTATCGGTTTTAACTCAAAAGCGGTTATCACCGGCGACGTCACGCAGATCGACCTGCCGCGTAATACCAAATCGGGTCTGCGCCACGCCATCGAAGTGCTGGCCGATGTCGAAGAGATCAGCTTTAACTTCTTCCACAGCGAAGACGTTGTTCGTCACCCGGTAGTGGCGCGTATCGTTAACGCCTATGAAGCCTGGGAAGAAGCCGAACAAAAACGTAAAGCGGCGCTGGCGGCAGAGCGCAAGCGTGAAGAACAGGAACAAAAATGA
- the ybeY gene encoding rRNA maturation RNase YbeY, whose translation MSQVILDLQLACEDNSGLPEESQFQTWLNAVIPQFQEESEVTIRLVDTAESHSLNLTYRGKDKPTNVLSFPFEVPPGMEMSLLGDLVICRQVVEKEAQEQGKPLEAHWAHMVVHGSLHLLGYDHIEDDEAEEMEALETEIMLALGYEDPYIAEKE comes from the coding sequence ATGAGTCAGGTGATCCTCGATTTACAACTGGCCTGTGAAGATAATTCCGGGCTACCGGAAGAGAGCCAGTTTCAGACATGGCTGAATGCGGTGATCCCGCAGTTTCAGGAAGAATCAGAAGTGACTATTCGCCTGGTCGATACCGCCGAAAGCCACAGTCTGAATCTGACCTATCGCGGTAAAGATAAGCCGACCAATGTGCTTTCCTTCCCATTTGAAGTGCCGCCTGGCATGGAGATGTCGCTGCTGGGCGATCTGGTTATCTGCCGTCAGGTGGTTGAGAAAGAAGCGCAGGAACAAGGTAAACCACTGGAGGCGCACTGGGCGCATATGGTGGTGCACGGCAGTCTGCATTTGTTAGGTTACGATCACATCGAAGATGACGAAGCAGAAGAGATGGAAGCCCTCGAAACAGAGATTATGCTTGCTCTGGGCTATGAGGATCCGTACATTGCCGAGAAAGAATAA